One part of the Tunicatimonas pelagia genome encodes these proteins:
- a CDS encoding pyridoxal phosphate-dependent aminotransferase, whose translation MIISPARRLQQVEEYYFSRKLQQIRQMNEAGQDVINLGIGSPDLPPSSTTIETLSEAAQKSDAHGYQPYRGVAALRQAIAAWSKRTFSIELNAEQEVLPLMGSKEGITHISMAFLNPGDEVLVPSLGYPAYTAVTHMVEARVQTYPLQDETWQPDFTALESLDTGRTKLLWCNYPHMPTGAPAQYEVFEKLVAFAQARNILICHDNPYALVLNKNQPLSILSVPGAKEVAIELHSLSKSHNMAGWRIGWIAGRADYLNEIIKVKSNVDSGMFKAVQQSAVVALQNSPTWHQQRNQEYQERQQITFKLADTLNCKFDAQQQGMFVWAQIPTNEESAEALSERILQQHQVFITPGHIFGNQGNRYLRFSLCVSQERLLQAVHRIVSSV comes from the coding sequence ATGATAATCTCTCCCGCTCGTCGTCTTCAGCAGGTTGAAGAGTACTACTTCTCGCGTAAGCTCCAGCAAATTCGGCAGATGAACGAAGCAGGTCAGGATGTAATCAACCTCGGAATTGGCAGCCCCGACTTACCTCCTTCCTCCACAACCATTGAAACTCTCAGTGAAGCGGCTCAAAAATCGGATGCCCACGGCTACCAGCCCTACCGGGGAGTGGCAGCGCTACGCCAAGCGATAGCTGCGTGGAGTAAACGTACTTTCTCGATAGAGCTGAATGCTGAACAAGAAGTGCTGCCCCTGATGGGTTCAAAAGAAGGTATTACGCATATCTCAATGGCTTTCTTAAATCCGGGAGATGAAGTGCTAGTACCGTCGTTAGGCTATCCGGCGTATACGGCGGTCACTCACATGGTAGAGGCTCGGGTGCAAACGTATCCACTTCAAGATGAAACCTGGCAACCAGATTTTACCGCATTAGAAAGCTTGGATACCGGGCGAACAAAGCTACTATGGTGTAACTATCCGCATATGCCGACCGGGGCTCCGGCCCAATACGAGGTGTTTGAGAAATTAGTCGCTTTTGCCCAAGCGAGAAATATACTAATCTGCCATGATAATCCTTACGCGTTGGTACTGAATAAAAATCAACCGCTCAGTATTTTATCGGTGCCGGGAGCGAAAGAAGTAGCCATTGAACTACACTCACTTAGCAAATCGCATAACATGGCCGGGTGGCGTATTGGCTGGATTGCCGGGCGAGCCGACTATTTAAATGAAATTATTAAGGTTAAAAGTAATGTTGACTCCGGTATGTTTAAGGCCGTACAACAGTCTGCGGTAGTAGCATTGCAGAATTCGCCAACTTGGCACCAGCAGCGTAACCAAGAATACCAAGAGCGGCAACAGATCACTTTCAAACTGGCCGATACCTTAAACTGCAAGTTTGATGCTCAGCAGCAGGGAATGTTCGTTTGGGCGCAGATTCCGACAAATGAGGAGAGCGCCGAAGCCCTGAGTGAGCGAATCTTGCAGCAACACCAGGTGTTTATCACTCCCGGACATATTTTTGGTAACCAGGGAAATCGGTATCTTCGCTTTTCGCTCTGCGTTTCTCAGGAGCGTTTACTGCAAGCTGTTCACCGAATCGTGTCGTCCGTATGA
- a CDS encoding prephenate dehydrogenase, with protein sequence MNISVIGLGLLGGSTALALKKDLPECRIVGVDTSEQHAAQALTLGIADKILPLQAAVRQAEVVILAVPVNTILGLLPDVLSHIGDRSVVVDLGSTKEQICQVADAHPRRKRFVAAHPIAGTERSGPVAAFTELLLGKQMIICDKEYSDIDALERVEYLFRNKLRMQISYMESAAHDRHIAYVSHLSHISSFALSNAVLEREKDEQSIFEMAGSGFSSTVRLAKSNPAMWAPIFMQNAQNVHQSLSAYIDQLQQFKTWLEQQDEAEMYQWMENANAIRAILSGIQTSEQNKT encoded by the coding sequence ATGAATATCTCCGTTATTGGATTAGGGTTGCTAGGCGGATCTACTGCCTTAGCACTGAAAAAAGATTTGCCCGAATGTAGAATAGTTGGAGTAGATACTTCCGAGCAGCACGCTGCCCAGGCTCTGACGTTGGGCATCGCCGACAAGATTTTACCACTCCAGGCGGCAGTAAGACAAGCCGAAGTAGTAATTTTGGCCGTACCGGTGAATACTATTCTAGGTTTGTTGCCCGATGTATTGAGCCATATAGGTGACCGAAGCGTAGTAGTTGATTTGGGTTCTACCAAAGAGCAAATCTGCCAAGTAGCCGATGCTCATCCTCGCCGGAAGCGGTTCGTAGCGGCTCATCCCATTGCTGGTACCGAACGGTCGGGGCCTGTTGCTGCATTTACTGAACTTTTGCTGGGCAAGCAAATGATTATTTGCGATAAAGAGTATTCTGATATTGATGCGCTGGAGCGAGTGGAGTATTTGTTTCGGAATAAGCTACGGATGCAAATCAGCTACATGGAATCAGCCGCGCACGATCGACACATTGCCTATGTTTCGCATTTGAGCCACATTAGTTCGTTTGCGCTGAGTAACGCGGTGCTGGAGAGAGAAAAAGATGAGCAGAGCATCTTCGAGATGGCGGGTAGTGGCTTTTCTTCTACCGTACGATTGGCTAAGAGTAATCCCGCTATGTGGGCTCCTATCTTTATGCAAAACGCCCAAAACGTTCATCAGTCGTTATCAGCCTACATTGATCAGCTTCAACAATTCAAAACTTGGTTGGAACAACAAGATGAAGCTGAAATGTACCAATGGATGGAAAATGCTAACGCCATTAGAGCCATATTGTCGGGTATCCAGACCAGTGAACAGAACAAAACCTGA